A region of the Pseudovibrio brasiliensis genome:
TGGATATTACCCCATTATCAGTCAGGTAGATTTGCCATGAGTAAACCCGCACAAGGTAACTTGTGAAGAAGGGTACTACGAACAATCCCAATACTGTTAATTTAGCACGCGTTGACAAAATAAAACCAATAACCAGCGAACACGGCAAAGCCAACAGGCTGGCAATGGCAGCAACACAGGAGGCCCCTAGAAATGTCCGCCCGTATGCCTGCCAGAAATAGTTGGCGCTCAGGATTTTCACCCAATTATCCAGTTGGAAATCAGGCTGCAGCACGAAGTTCCGCACATCCCAGAAACTCAACCAAACCAGAAGAAGAAGTGGGCCGAGAAAGAAAAGAGTAAGCCAGAACGGTAAGGGTGAGACCCAGAAGCTGCTATAAAGCAACCTCCGAGCTGATAACGCGGGTTTTTGCATGGTGTTATTCCGGGATTATCGCTGAGTTTCTAGGTGCTTTTGTATTCGGACCAGAAGTCATTCCAGTCTGCCAGATCTTGTTGCACTGGCAGTTTGCGGATTTTGATCCGACCTGCCCGAATAAGGTCCATAGCGTTCCCTGATCCTTCAAACATACCCAGATGACGGGCATCCTCGGGTCTTTCCTCGATCATTCGTTTCCAACCACGTTTGCTTGGGATAACTGCCGGGAACACATTCAAGTTTGCTAGACGAAATTGACCTTCGGGCCCTGCCATATATTGGATAAATTTGCGAGCCAGTTCTGCCTTGCGAGAACCTTTGCCGATTGAGAAGGACTCAGTAAACTGAAGGCCTCCTTCCTCTGGGATGGTAGTAGTAACATTGGCCCCATCGCGGCGTAAAACTCCGGTGATCCATTCACCAATACCTGGCATTACAGAGACTTCGCCGCTCTTTAGCGAAGAGAGCACACCGCCGTAATCATAAAATCCGCGCACATGCGGCTTTAGTTCCAGTGTCGTCTCTTTAAGTTTACTCCACCCGGCCTCTGAAAGATTGAAAGGGGCTTCGTTACCATTGTACTGACTAAGCACGCCAAGATTGGGCAAATGCCAATCGAAATGACCGATCTTATCCTTCAGTTTTGTATCCCATAGGAGTTTGTAGCTAGAAGCTTCTTTGCGAGAAACAGCGTCTAAATTGTGAGAGATACCCAGAAAGCCAAACCGGCTGATCATGGCGTAAAGTTTGTCATCAACCCAGTGGCCTGGGAACTTATGGAACTCATGAAAGAAATCATCGAGAGGGTAGTCTGAAGGGT
Encoded here:
- a CDS encoding polyamine ABC transporter substrate-binding protein; amino-acid sequence: MVQKFSCSRRLFIKSGAAATGALAMPNILRAQTIAELTMLAWYGQAEPDAVAEFEELNRVKITPKYYVGGEQMLALLSQSPRGTYDLVHADAEYVHQLVAADFVEQLDPSDYPLDDFFHEFHKFPGHWVDDKLYAMISRFGFLGISHNLDAVSRKEASSYKLLWDTKLKDKIGHFDWHLPNLGVLSQYNGNEAPFNLSEAGWSKLKETTLELKPHVRGFYDYGGVLSSLKSGEVSVMPGIGEWITGVLRRDGANVTTTIPEEGGLQFTESFSIGKGSRKAELARKFIQYMAGPEGQFRLANLNVFPAVIPSKRGWKRMIEERPEDARHLGMFEGSGNAMDLIRAGRIKIRKLPVQQDLADWNDFWSEYKST